A region from the uncultured Draconibacterium sp. genome encodes:
- a CDS encoding carboxypeptidase-like regulatory domain-containing protein: MKKAIIFVFTVLLILSAQAQNGSKVAHVIKGKVVDATSNRPVSYTNIGLEGTFFGTASDADGNFELKIPEEMVEKAIYFSAVGFKNKQFPVKQLFEKEFVVVKLESQSYGVEKVDVAAQNMVLIRILRMASENIKYNFGSGPFNMHFAYSVEKTINGEVQNPQLASVLLFDETGYASPSALDAFKSRNYKITKEQSPDDYRFATAQHNLDDLLALDWVRSATGVLNSSLLNAYQLSLDSQPVIDGKEYWVIAFSPRKPSVITTGDYYASTFKGKISINKEDYSILKIEGQVVAPRNNRQGRALAIGQNVTEFFTDVLYTYVVDYQDLLLKRVSLDKNYLLKGEKISEQSVLEMNRAHTNNLTQIESRNYFPGE, from the coding sequence ATGAAGAAAGCAATTATATTCGTTTTTACTGTATTATTAATACTCTCAGCACAGGCTCAGAACGGTTCAAAAGTAGCTCATGTTATTAAAGGTAAGGTTGTTGATGCAACCAGTAATCGGCCTGTTTCCTATACAAATATCGGCCTTGAAGGAACCTTTTTTGGTACCGCAAGCGATGCTGATGGGAATTTCGAGCTAAAAATTCCGGAGGAGATGGTTGAGAAGGCGATTTATTTTTCGGCCGTTGGGTTCAAAAACAAACAATTTCCTGTAAAACAACTGTTTGAAAAAGAATTTGTAGTAGTTAAGCTCGAGTCGCAATCGTATGGGGTAGAGAAAGTGGATGTTGCAGCCCAAAACATGGTGCTTATCCGCATTTTACGAATGGCATCAGAAAATATAAAATACAATTTTGGCTCCGGACCATTCAATATGCACTTTGCGTATTCAGTAGAAAAGACGATAAATGGCGAAGTGCAAAATCCACAGCTTGCATCTGTTTTGCTTTTCGATGAAACCGGCTATGCCTCGCCATCAGCGCTTGATGCATTTAAATCGCGTAACTATAAGATTACCAAAGAACAAAGTCCCGATGATTATCGTTTTGCAACAGCTCAACACAATCTTGACGATCTGTTGGCATTAGACTGGGTTCGCTCGGCAACTGGGGTACTTAATTCTTCGCTATTAAACGCTTATCAGCTCTCCTTAGATAGTCAGCCGGTTATCGATGGAAAAGAGTATTGGGTAATTGCATTTAGCCCGCGCAAGCCTTCGGTAATTACAACCGGCGATTACTATGCCAGCACCTTTAAAGGAAAAATCAGCATAAATAAAGAAGATTATTCGATATTGAAAATTGAAGGCCAGGTGGTTGCACCCAGAAATAACCGACAGGGACGGGCGCTGGCTATCGGGCAAAATGTTACCGAGTTTTTCACCGATGTACTTTATACCTATGTGGTAGATTACCAGGATCTTTTGTTAAAGCGGGTAAGCCTTGATAAAAATTATTTATTGAAGGGTGAAAAAATCTCAGAACAATCGGTGCTGGAAATGAATAGGGCGCATACAAATAATTTAACGCAGATTGAAAGTCGTAATTACTTTCCCGGAGAATAA
- a CDS encoding nucleoside transporter C-terminal domain-containing protein: MKRIFLLLVVIAGIFFLHPQVSTASESIPGAAELLAPQNDTANILLSKERENPFSIFTLLRGLLGMAALIAIGFAFSSDRKNIPWRTVGIGLLIQVLLALGVLYVPFVRVAFEFFGQIFVKILDFTKAGSEFLLGGLMDADTYGFIFLFQVLPTIIFFSALTSLLFYWGIIQKVVYGLAWVFTKALKISGAEALSVAGNIFLGQTESPLMIKAYLDKMSKSEILLVMTGGMATLAGGVLAAYIALLGGDDPVLRLEFAKHLLTASIMAAPAAIIFSKMLVPPTGEINQDMEVSRDKIGSNVLDAISNGTTEGVKLAVNVGAMLLAFIAFIAMFNFIIGKIGDWTHLNDVIAEITNGKYEEFSLQFILGYTFAPLMWLIGVCPEDIAVVGRLLGEKLILTEFIGYISLADLKASGAFTETKSIIMATYILCGFANFSSIGIQIGGIGALAPKRRVLLSQFGMRALLAGTLASLMSATIIGMILG, encoded by the coding sequence ATGAAGCGCATATTTTTATTGCTGGTAGTAATTGCCGGCATTTTCTTTTTACATCCACAGGTAAGCACTGCCTCCGAAAGTATTCCGGGTGCTGCAGAGTTGCTTGCTCCGCAAAACGATACAGCAAACATATTGTTGTCAAAAGAAAGAGAAAATCCATTTTCAATTTTCACCTTGCTACGGGGATTGTTGGGGATGGCAGCCTTAATAGCTATTGGCTTTGCTTTTAGTTCAGATAGAAAAAATATTCCGTGGCGCACCGTTGGAATCGGACTTCTTATTCAGGTTCTTTTGGCTTTGGGCGTGTTGTATGTGCCTTTTGTAAGAGTGGCATTTGAGTTTTTCGGACAGATTTTTGTGAAGATTCTTGATTTTACAAAAGCCGGTAGCGAATTTTTATTGGGAGGCTTAATGGATGCCGATACCTATGGATTTATTTTTCTGTTTCAGGTGCTGCCAACCATAATTTTCTTTTCGGCGCTAACCTCCTTGTTGTTTTATTGGGGAATAATTCAAAAGGTAGTTTATGGTCTGGCATGGGTGTTCACCAAGGCATTAAAAATATCAGGGGCTGAAGCTTTGTCGGTGGCCGGAAATATTTTTCTTGGGCAAACCGAATCGCCATTAATGATTAAAGCGTATCTCGATAAAATGAGTAAGTCAGAAATATTATTGGTAATGACAGGTGGAATGGCCACTCTTGCCGGCGGGGTATTGGCGGCTTATATTGCCTTGCTGGGCGGCGACGATCCGGTTCTTAGGCTCGAATTTGCAAAGCACTTGCTAACAGCATCGATTATGGCAGCTCCGGCGGCAATAATTTTTTCGAAGATGTTGGTGCCGCCAACCGGAGAAATTAACCAAGACATGGAAGTTAGCCGCGACAAAATTGGCAGCAATGTACTGGATGCCATTTCTAACGGAACTACCGAAGGCGTTAAGCTGGCAGTAAATGTTGGTGCTATGTTACTGGCGTTTATTGCGTTTATTGCCATGTTTAATTTTATTATTGGCAAAATTGGCGACTGGACCCATTTAAACGATGTTATTGCCGAGATCACTAATGGCAAATACGAAGAGTTCTCGCTTCAGTTTATTTTAGGCTATACTTTTGCCCCGCTGATGTGGTTAATTGGCGTATGTCCCGAAGATATTGCAGTTGTAGGACGTTTACTTGGCGAGAAACTTATTTTAACTGAATTTATTGGCTACATCAGTTTAGCCGATTTAAAAGCTTCGGGAGCATTTACAGAAACCAAGTCGATTATTATGGCTACCTATATATTGTGTGGCTTTGCTAATTTCTCTTCCATTGGTATTCAGATTGGAGGCATTGGCGCATTGGCACCCAAACGCAGGGTGCTGCTTTCGCAGTTCGGCATGCGGGCACTTTTGGCCGGAACTCTGGCTTCGTTAATGAGTGCTACTATTATTGGAATGATTCTGGGCTAA
- a CDS encoding efflux RND transporter periplasmic adaptor subunit, whose product MKQKKILPYIIGLAVVAIVVLVVGKKQGWLGNDVTVKIATETVKSKTITEFITANGKIQPQTEVKISPDVAGEIVELHVLDGDAVEKGKLLCVIKPEMYVSAVNRAEAALNSSKARLAQAEAQQIESELSYKRSKQLYEKGTIPISEFESAEAAYKVTQAEVRAAKYSVLSAQASLDEAEEQLVKTKIYAPISGTISALNVEKGERVVGTSMMVGTEMMTVADLNRMEVQVEVNENDIVKVMKGDTALVEVDAYLNRKFKGIVTEIANSASVTGTSSDQVTNFDVKVFLLHESYADLIDEENGNLYPFRPGMSATVDILTETRENVISVPISAVTTRIKKEDGGTKEIGDEAQSTEEAENTTQREEKQEVVFLYTDGRVIKTEVETGIQDNNSIEILKGIKEDDEVVIAPYTSINKTLKDSMLVKKVKEEELFSSKK is encoded by the coding sequence ATGAAGCAGAAAAAGATTCTTCCATACATTATTGGCTTGGCCGTAGTTGCAATTGTTGTGCTCGTTGTGGGCAAAAAGCAAGGTTGGCTGGGCAACGATGTTACCGTTAAAATTGCCACCGAAACCGTGAAAAGCAAAACCATAACCGAATTTATTACGGCCAACGGAAAAATTCAGCCACAAACTGAAGTAAAAATCAGCCCCGATGTAGCGGGCGAGATAGTTGAACTGCATGTATTGGATGGCGATGCGGTTGAAAAAGGCAAACTACTTTGTGTAATTAAACCCGAAATGTACGTATCTGCAGTTAATCGGGCTGAAGCCGCATTAAACTCATCGAAAGCCAGACTGGCACAAGCCGAAGCTCAACAGATTGAGAGCGAGCTATCGTACAAACGTTCGAAGCAATTGTATGAAAAAGGCACCATCCCGATCTCGGAGTTTGAATCGGCCGAAGCAGCCTACAAAGTAACTCAGGCCGAAGTTCGGGCAGCAAAATACTCGGTTTTGAGTGCGCAGGCATCGCTCGACGAAGCTGAAGAGCAGCTGGTAAAAACAAAAATTTATGCCCCCATCTCGGGCACCATCTCGGCACTTAATGTTGAAAAAGGCGAACGTGTTGTAGGAACCAGTATGATGGTTGGTACCGAAATGATGACCGTAGCCGACCTGAACCGCATGGAAGTGCAGGTAGAAGTAAACGAAAACGATATTGTAAAAGTAATGAAAGGCGATACCGCCCTGGTAGAAGTTGATGCTTACCTGAACCGCAAATTTAAAGGTATAGTTACTGAAATTGCCAACTCTGCCAGTGTAACCGGCACCAGCTCCGACCAGGTTACCAATTTTGATGTAAAAGTGTTTTTGCTGCACGAATCATACGCAGACCTGATTGACGAGGAGAACGGCAACCTCTACCCTTTTCGCCCGGGAATGTCTGCAACAGTTGACATCCTGACAGAAACACGCGAAAATGTTATTTCTGTTCCGATTTCGGCAGTTACCACCCGCATTAAAAAAGAAGATGGCGGAACAAAAGAAATAGGAGATGAGGCCCAAAGCACTGAAGAAGCAGAGAATACAACTCAGCGTGAAGAAAAACAAGAAGTTGTATTTTTATATACCGACGGACGGGTAATAAAAACCGAAGTTGAAACCGGAATTCAGGACAATAACAGCATAGAAATTTTGAAGGGAATTAAGGAAGATGACGAGGTAGTAATTGCCCCTTATACCTCAATAAATAAAACCTTAAAAGACAGCATGCTGGTTAAAAAGGTGAAAGAAGAAGAATTATTCTCCTCAAAAAAATAA
- a CDS encoding redoxin domain-containing protein — MALILATGVALGGDYKIPLIGSKAPKFSANSTNGKITFPNDFGKNWKILFSHPADFTPVCSSELLELAYLQPEFKKLGVEVAVISTDNVDLHKMWQAHLEELNYKNRGQLEIHYPIFEDPDGKASRLYGMLHEPVSTNRDIRGVFIIDDKNVVRSVNFYPVEVGRNMGEYVRMVEALQLSDAEQVFTPANWNEGDDVIVPHFPYTREELAANPELEEQYYSVGDRIWFKRGVSSKQD; from the coding sequence ATGGCATTGATTCTAGCCACGGGAGTCGCTCTGGGAGGCGATTACAAAATACCCTTAATAGGATCTAAAGCTCCTAAATTCAGTGCAAATTCCACAAATGGGAAGATTACATTTCCAAATGATTTCGGAAAGAACTGGAAAATTTTGTTTAGTCATCCGGCCGATTTTACACCGGTTTGTTCTTCTGAATTATTGGAATTGGCTTACCTGCAACCAGAGTTTAAAAAACTGGGTGTGGAGGTAGCAGTAATATCTACCGATAATGTAGATTTGCATAAGATGTGGCAAGCGCACCTGGAAGAACTGAACTACAAAAACCGAGGGCAGCTTGAAATTCATTATCCTATTTTTGAAGATCCCGACGGAAAAGCATCACGGCTTTATGGTATGTTACACGAACCGGTGAGCACTAATCGCGACATACGTGGTGTATTTATTATCGACGATAAAAATGTTGTACGCTCGGTTAATTTTTACCCGGTAGAGGTAGGTCGTAACATGGGTGAATATGTGCGAATGGTGGAAGCATTGCAATTGTCGGATGCTGAACAGGTATTTACGCCGGCAAACTGGAATGAAGGAGACGATGTTATTGTTCCTCATTTCCCTTATACTAGAGAAGAGCTTGCTGCTAATCCGGAGTTGGAGGAACAATACTACAGCGTGGGAGACCGTATTTGGTTTAAGCGAGGGGTGTCTTCAAAGCAAGATTAA
- a CDS encoding bifunctional nuclease family protein, with protein sequence MIIIFVCVEKIQAKRSMQKIRLNILGLSVSQTQSGAYALVLAEEGGERRIPIIIGPVEAQAIAIQLEGLKPPRPLTHDLIKNIALAFDIALLEVTIYKLEEGIFYSELLCEMNGKEIRIDSRTSDAVALALRFRCPIYTSEDILQKAGIVLESEDEDSPVRSLSDDDEPEFAASSYAQYSTSELQDLLNEAIQEEDYEKASIIRDELNKREK encoded by the coding sequence ATGATTATTATATTTGTTTGCGTTGAAAAGATACAGGCCAAACGAAGTATGCAAAAAATACGCTTAAACATTTTAGGATTATCGGTAAGTCAAACTCAATCGGGGGCTTACGCGTTGGTGTTGGCAGAAGAAGGCGGAGAGCGCAGGATTCCTATTATTATCGGGCCTGTTGAAGCACAGGCGATTGCCATTCAGCTGGAAGGGTTAAAGCCACCCCGCCCGCTAACACATGATTTAATAAAAAACATTGCTCTGGCTTTTGATATTGCTCTTTTAGAAGTTACCATTTATAAATTGGAAGAAGGCATTTTTTACTCGGAGCTTTTGTGTGAAATGAATGGAAAGGAGATTCGGATTGACTCGCGAACCTCCGATGCCGTTGCTTTAGCACTGCGGTTTAGGTGCCCCATTTACACATCCGAAGATATTTTGCAAAAAGCAGGTATTGTTTTAGAATCGGAGGATGAGGATTCGCCCGTACGAAGTTTGTCCGACGATGACGAACCTGAATTTGCAGCATCGTCATACGCGCAATATTCAACCAGCGAATTGCAGGATTTGCTAAATGAAGCCATCCAGGAAGAAGATTACGAAAAGGCATCGATTATTCGCGATGAATTAAATAAAAGAGAGAAGTAA
- a CDS encoding aspartate kinase: MKVFKFGGASVKDAAAVKNVFEIIKSENGKLAVVVSAMGKSTDLLETLIKAYFNNKDEKWTIFSNFKNYHIDIIAGLFGEKGMPQGVYELFSELEHKLNTRPSFDYNFEYDQIICYGELVSTRIISDYITATGHKNTWIDIRTCLKTDDTFRDARVDWDWTGDLIRKEFGFNGSTLFITQGFIGSTTTNLTTTLGREGSDFTAAIIGSSLQAESVAIWKDVPGILSADPKKMSDTVMISELSYKEAVEMTHSGAKVIHPKTMQPLHNKGIPLLVKSFAEPQNPGTIIHKIDHKIELPPIFILKENQVLITLSALDFSIISISDIERVVKFLMEKLIKVTLMQQSAIDLNIVADASDENLEEIFSELSTDYHIRYNTGLTLVTIRHYTEEVLDWMVKEKDIYLEQHSRLTARMLVKN, from the coding sequence ATGAAGGTATTTAAATTTGGAGGCGCATCGGTTAAAGATGCGGCCGCGGTAAAAAATGTTTTTGAAATAATTAAAAGTGAAAACGGGAAACTGGCAGTTGTAGTTTCGGCCATGGGTAAAAGTACCGATTTACTTGAAACACTTATAAAAGCCTATTTTAACAACAAGGATGAAAAGTGGACCATTTTCAGCAATTTTAAAAATTACCACATCGATATTATTGCCGGTCTGTTTGGCGAAAAAGGTATGCCACAGGGGGTTTACGAACTGTTTTCTGAGCTCGAACACAAACTGAATACCCGACCGTCGTTTGATTATAATTTTGAGTATGACCAGATTATTTGTTACGGCGAGTTGGTGTCGACCCGGATAATTAGCGATTACATTACCGCCACGGGCCATAAAAACACCTGGATTGACATACGAACTTGCCTGAAAACCGATGACACCTTCCGCGATGCCCGTGTTGACTGGGACTGGACAGGTGACCTTATTCGAAAAGAATTTGGCTTTAACGGATCAACGCTTTTTATTACACAAGGCTTTATCGGTTCAACAACCACCAACTTAACTACCACGCTGGGCCGCGAAGGTTCAGATTTTACGGCTGCAATTATTGGCAGCTCGCTGCAAGCCGAGAGTGTTGCCATTTGGAAAGATGTACCCGGTATTTTAAGTGCCGACCCAAAAAAAATGAGCGATACGGTAATGATTAGTGAACTGTCGTACAAAGAGGCTGTAGAGATGACCCACTCGGGGGCAAAAGTAATACACCCAAAAACCATGCAACCGCTGCACAACAAAGGCATTCCCCTACTGGTTAAATCCTTTGCCGAGCCCCAAAATCCGGGAACGATAATTCATAAAATCGATCATAAAATTGAATTGCCTCCTATTTTTATCCTAAAAGAAAACCAGGTACTAATTACGCTTTCGGCGCTTGATTTTTCGATTATCTCCATAAGCGACATTGAGCGCGTGGTTAAATTTCTAATGGAAAAGCTTATAAAAGTTACCTTAATGCAACAATCGGCCATCGACTTAAATATTGTGGCTGATGCTTCAGACGAGAACCTGGAGGAGATTTTCAGCGAACTTTCAACTGATTATCATATACGTTACAACACCGGCTTAACCTTGGTAACCATCAGGCATTATACCGAAGAGGTACTCGACTGGATGGTAAAGGAAAAAGATATTTACCTGGAACAACACAGCCGATTAACAGCCCGAATGCTGGTAAAAAATTAA
- a CDS encoding sigma-70 family RNA polymerase sigma factor gives MKNQSVNKKTFSELIEQHQAIIHKITLVYANGSLNREDLFQDICLQLWRSYPNFRGDAKISTWMYRVALNTAISNVRKKDKGLHFEQLNENDRNDTENSDEKEQVKLLYQAIARLNRIDKAIILLWLEEKSYDEIALILGISKTNVSVKLVRIKRKLEEIIFSTMNE, from the coding sequence ATGAAGAACCAAAGTGTAAATAAAAAAACCTTTAGCGAACTGATTGAGCAACACCAGGCAATAATCCATAAAATAACATTGGTTTACGCCAACGGAAGTTTAAATCGTGAAGATCTTTTCCAGGACATCTGTCTTCAGCTCTGGCGATCTTACCCTAACTTTCGTGGCGATGCAAAAATCAGCACCTGGATGTATCGCGTAGCATTAAATACAGCAATTAGCAATGTGCGAAAAAAAGACAAGGGACTTCATTTTGAGCAGCTGAACGAAAACGATCGTAACGACACTGAAAATTCTGACGAGAAGGAACAGGTTAAGCTTCTTTACCAGGCTATTGCCAGGCTTAACCGAATAGACAAAGCCATAATACTACTTTGGCTTGAAGAAAAAAGCTACGACGAAATAGCTTTAATACTTGGAATCTCAAAAACGAATGTAAGCGTAAAGCTTGTTCGGATTAAACGAAAACTGGAAGAAATAATTTTTTCAACCATGAACGAATAA
- a CDS encoding ammonium transporter codes for MMFDKGLTTFMIIATSLVMLMTPGLAFFYGGLGCKKNILNIMMQSFVSLGITTILWISFGYSMCFSGTITDGNDFFGIIGNLDKAFLNGVTASTPYSPDRNFPEYIFVAYQMMFAIITPALITGAFINRVTFKAYVIFLILWQIFVYYPFVHMVWGGGILAEWGVLDFAGGITVHATAGFAALASVFFVGARAEKGTGPNNIPLVAIGTSLLWFGWYGFNAGSELDVDAVTAQAFLNTDVAASVAAITWLGIEWTTGNKRPTFIGLMTGAVAGLATITPAAGFVSLGTAMFIGLCGGIVCYQAVKFVERKRWDDALDVWGVHGIGGVLGTIMLGLFGTTAVNAGGANGLFMGGGFAFFLKQIVAIIAASAWGFLFTLGVLKGINRFVRVKVGRMDEKKGLDLGYHGEVARQ; via the coding sequence ATGATGTTCGACAAAGGTCTCACTACTTTTATGATTATTGCCACAAGTTTGGTAATGTTAATGACTCCGGGTTTAGCTTTCTTTTATGGCGGACTGGGGTGTAAAAAAAATATTTTAAACATAATGATGCAAAGTTTTGTGTCCTTAGGCATAACAACCATTTTGTGGATAAGCTTTGGTTATTCAATGTGTTTTAGCGGGACAATAACTGATGGAAACGATTTTTTTGGCATAATTGGGAATTTAGATAAAGCCTTTTTAAATGGAGTAACTGCCAGCACACCCTACTCGCCCGATAGAAATTTTCCGGAATATATTTTTGTAGCCTACCAAATGATGTTTGCTATTATAACACCCGCGCTGATTACCGGTGCTTTTATTAACCGTGTAACATTTAAGGCCTATGTTATTTTCCTCATTTTGTGGCAAATATTTGTGTATTATCCCTTTGTTCACATGGTGTGGGGAGGCGGAATTTTAGCCGAATGGGGCGTACTTGATTTTGCCGGTGGAATAACAGTGCATGCTACTGCCGGATTTGCTGCACTGGCATCGGTGTTTTTTGTTGGAGCACGTGCCGAAAAAGGAACCGGCCCGAACAATATTCCGCTGGTAGCAATTGGCACCAGCTTATTGTGGTTTGGCTGGTATGGTTTTAATGCCGGTAGCGAGCTGGATGTGGATGCGGTAACCGCCCAGGCTTTTTTGAATACCGATGTTGCTGCTTCGGTAGCCGCTATTACCTGGTTGGGCATTGAATGGACAACCGGCAACAAGCGTCCTACGTTTATTGGCTTAATGACCGGCGCTGTTGCAGGTTTAGCTACCATTACTCCGGCTGCGGGTTTTGTTTCGCTGGGTACTGCTATGTTTATTGGGCTTTGCGGAGGTATTGTGTGTTACCAGGCCGTAAAATTTGTGGAGCGCAAACGTTGGGACGATGCCCTTGATGTTTGGGGTGTGCACGGAATAGGCGGTGTACTGGGAACAATAATGCTCGGTTTATTTGGAACTACAGCTGTAAATGCAGGCGGTGCCAACGGTTTGTTTATGGGTGGTGGCTTTGCTTTTTTCCTGAAACAGATTGTGGCGATTATTGCAGCCTCGGCCTGGGGATTTCTTTTTACACTTGGTGTGTTAAAAGGCATTAACCGTTTTGTGCGGGTTAAAGTAGGCCGTATGGATGAAAAGAAAGGACTTGACCTGGGCTATCATGGTGAAGTTGCCCGACAATAA
- a CDS encoding valine--tRNA ligase, protein MSQKEIPSKYNPAEVEDKWYKYWMDNKYFHSTPDEREPYTIVIPPPNVTGVLHMGHMLNNTIQDILVRRARMTGKNACWVPGTDHASIATEAKVVNKLNAEGIDKYDLSRDEFLKHAWEWTDKHGGIILEQLKKLGASCDWDRTAFTMDEARSESVIKVFVDLFNKGMVYRGVRMVNWDPAAKTALSDEEVIYKEMQGKLYYLKYQIEGEDEFVTIATTRPETILGDTAVCVNPNDERFAHLKGKRVLVPLVNRSIPIIEDEYVDMEFGTGCLKITPAHDINDYEIGMKYNLPSIDIFNDNGTLSEKAELFIGEDRFDVRDKIVPELEKAGNLAKIEDYTNKVGFSERTDVVIEPKLSAQWFLKMEELVKPALENVMNDTIQFHPPKFKNTYKHWMGNIKDWCISRQLWWGHQIPVYYLEDGTYVCAESAEEALQLAKEKSGNAELTVADLKQDEDALDTWFSSWLWPISVFDGIREPENEEVNYYYPSSDLVTAPDIIFFWVARMIIAGYEYRDDFPFKNVYFTGMVRDAQRRKMSKSLGNSPDPLDLIAKYGADGVRVGMLLCSPAGGDLLFDEGLPQQGAGFSTKIWNAFRLVKNWEVADIEQPEHSKLAIEWFRNKLGEVVATLNAQFDSFRISEALMTVYTTVRDEFSGWLLEMVKPAYQQPIDAKTYANVIDLFDQMLRLMHPFTPFITEEIWQLLEERKEGESIMVCQLPKIEKYDAGFLAAFEDVKEAVSGIRKIRKEKNITFKDAIDFSAQKGDKGFDETFNSILIKLGNLSNFNLVEEEVKGAASFRVKSSNFYISLDGFINVEEELKKMEEELKYAKGFLNTVMKKLGNERFVNNAPEAVVAKEKAKQADAEAKIKVLEERIASMK, encoded by the coding sequence ATGAGTCAGAAGGAAATTCCGAGCAAATACAACCCGGCCGAGGTTGAAGACAAGTGGTACAAATACTGGATGGACAACAAATATTTTCATTCAACACCCGACGAGCGTGAACCTTACACCATAGTAATACCGCCACCAAATGTAACCGGCGTATTACACATGGGACACATGCTAAACAATACTATCCAGGATATTTTGGTCCGCCGAGCGCGTATGACCGGTAAAAATGCCTGCTGGGTGCCGGGAACCGACCACGCATCAATTGCCACCGAAGCAAAAGTGGTGAACAAACTAAATGCTGAAGGAATTGATAAATACGACCTCTCGCGCGACGAGTTTTTAAAACATGCCTGGGAGTGGACCGACAAACACGGTGGAATTATTTTGGAGCAGTTGAAAAAACTGGGTGCCTCGTGCGACTGGGACCGCACGGCCTTTACCATGGACGAAGCCCGCAGCGAATCGGTGATTAAAGTTTTTGTTGACCTGTTTAACAAAGGAATGGTTTACCGCGGTGTTCGTATGGTTAACTGGGACCCGGCCGCAAAAACCGCCCTTTCGGATGAAGAGGTGATTTATAAAGAAATGCAGGGAAAACTGTACTACCTGAAATACCAGATTGAAGGAGAAGATGAGTTTGTAACCATTGCTACCACACGTCCGGAAACAATTTTAGGCGATACAGCCGTTTGTGTAAATCCGAACGACGAACGTTTTGCCCACCTAAAAGGAAAACGTGTTTTAGTGCCACTCGTAAATCGGTCTATCCCAATCATCGAAGACGAATATGTTGATATGGAATTTGGTACAGGATGTTTGAAAATTACACCTGCCCACGATATTAACGACTACGAAATTGGCATGAAATACAACTTGCCAAGCATCGATATTTTTAACGACAACGGAACATTAAGCGAAAAAGCGGAACTGTTTATTGGTGAAGACCGTTTTGATGTTCGCGATAAAATTGTTCCTGAATTGGAAAAAGCAGGAAACCTTGCCAAAATTGAAGATTACACCAACAAGGTAGGTTTCTCGGAAAGAACCGATGTAGTTATCGAACCAAAATTGTCGGCACAGTGGTTCCTGAAAATGGAAGAGCTGGTAAAACCTGCTTTGGAAAATGTAATGAACGATACCATCCAATTCCACCCCCCGAAATTTAAGAATACCTATAAGCACTGGATGGGCAACATTAAAGACTGGTGTATTAGCCGTCAGTTGTGGTGGGGACATCAAATTCCGGTATATTACCTTGAAGACGGAACTTACGTTTGTGCCGAATCGGCAGAAGAAGCTTTGCAGCTTGCAAAAGAGAAATCAGGCAATGCCGAGTTAACCGTTGCTGATTTAAAACAAGACGAAGATGCGCTTGATACTTGGTTCTCAAGTTGGTTGTGGCCTATTTCTGTTTTCGACGGAATTCGCGAACCGGAGAACGAGGAAGTAAATTATTACTATCCATCGTCTGACCTGGTAACAGCGCCCGATATTATTTTCTTTTGGGTGGCAAGAATGATTATTGCCGGTTACGAATACCGCGACGATTTCCCATTCAAAAATGTATACTTTACCGGAATGGTGCGCGATGCACAACGCCGTAAGATGTCGAAGAGTTTGGGCAACTCGCCCGACCCGCTTGACCTGATTGCCAAATACGGTGCCGATGGTGTTCGTGTGGGAATGTTACTTTGCTCTCCTGCCGGTGGCGATTTGCTGTTCGACGAAGGATTGCCTCAACAAGGGGCCGGATTCTCAACTAAAATATGGAATGCTTTCCGTTTGGTGAAAAACTGGGAAGTGGCCGATATTGAACAACCGGAACACTCGAAACTGGCCATCGAATGGTTCAGAAATAAATTGGGAGAAGTAGTTGCAACATTAAACGCACAGTTCGATAGTTTCCGTATTTCAGAAGCCTTAATGACCGTTTACACCACTGTTCGCGACGAATTCTCGGGTTGGCTGCTGGAAATGGTGAAACCTGCCTACCAACAACCAATTGATGCAAAAACCTATGCCAACGTAATCGACTTATTCGACCAAATGTTGCGCTTAATGCATCCTTTTACGCCGTTTATTACTGAAGAAATCTGGCAATTACTGGAAGAACGAAAAGAAGGCGAAAGTATAATGGTTTGCCAGCTTCCGAAGATTGAAAAGTACGATGCCGGCTTTTTGGCGGCTTTCGAAGATGTGAAAGAAGCTGTTTCAGGAATCCGGAAAATCCGTAAAGAAAAAAATATTACTTTTAAAGATGCCATTGATTTTTCGGCACAAAAAGGCGACAAAGGGTTTGATGAAACCTTTAACAGTATTCTGATTAAACTTGGAAATCTTTCAAACTTCAATTTGGTTGAAGAGGAAGTAAAAGGCGCTGCTTCATTTCGCGTTAAATCTTCTAATTTCTACATTTCGCTCGATGGATTTATTAATGTGGAGGAAGAGTTGAAAAAAATGGAAGAAGAGCTGAAATACGCCAAAGGATTCCTGAATACAGTAATGAAAAAACTGGGTAATGAACGTTTTGTAAACAATGCACCCGAAGCGGTTGTTGCCAAAGAAAAAGCAAAACAAGCTGATGCTGAAGCCAAAATTAAAGTGTTGGAAGAACGCATCGCATCGATGAAATAA